Proteins from one Flavobacterium sp. N2038 genomic window:
- a CDS encoding LysR substrate-binding domain-containing protein: protein MEIYQLEYFIKTAEVLHFTKAAELCFVTQSGLSQQIKKLEEELGLPLFKRIGKKVQLTEAGSVFLIHAKKVVENVENGKQAIEDLNEMIGGELRIGVTYIFGLLILPIVNTFAKEYQHLKIVVEYGTTEVLEQKLINNQLDVVLVISSHEIEMPIQKVPLFTSHMVLAVSRTHALADLDKIAFKKIEEIPLILPGKGSNSREFVEELFQKFNMKPKISIELHSIHALLQMVENSDWATIVAEKALKGWDTLKSIQITGVATRRESFMLTMGGYQKKAVKLFMEEFRKSI from the coding sequence ATGGAAATCTATCAATTAGAATATTTTATTAAAACGGCTGAGGTTTTGCATTTTACTAAAGCGGCAGAATTGTGTTTTGTCACACAATCCGGGCTTTCGCAACAAATTAAAAAATTGGAGGAAGAACTCGGATTGCCTTTGTTTAAAAGAATTGGTAAAAAAGTACAGCTTACAGAAGCGGGTTCGGTTTTTTTGATTCATGCTAAAAAAGTGGTAGAAAATGTAGAAAACGGAAAACAGGCAATCGAAGATTTAAACGAAATGATTGGTGGAGAGCTGCGAATAGGTGTTACTTATATTTTTGGTTTATTGATTTTGCCAATTGTCAATACATTTGCTAAAGAATACCAGCACTTAAAAATTGTTGTTGAATACGGAACCACAGAAGTTTTAGAACAAAAGCTTATAAATAATCAGTTAGATGTTGTTTTGGTTATCTCATCGCATGAAATTGAAATGCCAATTCAGAAAGTTCCTTTGTTTACTTCGCACATGGTTTTGGCAGTTTCCAGAACACATGCTTTGGCAGATTTAGATAAAATAGCTTTTAAGAAAATAGAAGAAATCCCTTTGATTTTGCCGGGAAAAGGGTCAAATTCAAGAGAGTTTGTAGAAGAATTATTTCAGAAGTTTAACATGAAACCTAAAATTTCAATAGAGCTGCATTCGATACATGCCTTATTACAAATGGTAGAAAACAGCGATTGGGCAACCATAGTAGCCGAAAAAGCATTAAAAGGCTGGGATACTCTTAAATCTATTCAGATTACAGGAGTTGCAACGAGAAGAGAATCTTTTATGTTAACCATGGGAGGGTATCAAAAGAAGGCTGTAAAACTGTTTATGGAAGAATTCAGAAAAAGTATCTAA